A part of Eubacterium sp. AB3007 genomic DNA contains:
- a CDS encoding glycine--tRNA ligase: protein MSKEDNKTVTMEKIVALAKGRGFIYPGSEIYGGLANTWDYGPLGVEFKNNVKKAWWKKFVQENKYNVGLDAAILMNPRTWEASGHVGGFSDPLIDCKHCHSRFRADQLIEGHMKESGGEEVVVDGWTNEQMESYIAENGVKCPDCGKSDFTSIRQFNLMFKTFQGVTEDSKAQIYLRPETAQGIFVNFKNVARTSRKKIPFGICQIGKSFRNEITPGNFTFRTREFEQMECEFFCKPGTDLEWFKYWKDYCENFLRSLGMNMEHVRLRDHDPEELSHYSNATTDIEYLFPFGWGELWGIADRTDFDLRKHSEFSGEELTFTEGEGKEKETYIPYCIEPSLGADRVALAFLIDAYEEETVVDAKGKEDTRVIMHFHPALAPFKAAVLPLAKKLADKAEPIYEELAKYFNVDYDVTGSIGKRYRREDEIGTPFCICVDFDTETDGCVTIRDRDTMEQVRIPVGEVRSYIEERLAF, encoded by the coding sequence ATGAGCAAGGAAGACAATAAGACAGTTACAATGGAAAAGATCGTAGCACTGGCGAAGGGCAGAGGGTTTATCTATCCGGGTTCGGAGATCTATGGTGGCCTGGCCAATACCTGGGACTACGGTCCGCTTGGCGTGGAATTCAAGAACAACGTGAAGAAAGCCTGGTGGAAGAAGTTTGTACAGGAGAACAAGTATAACGTGGGATTGGATGCAGCGATCCTGATGAATCCCAGAACATGGGAAGCATCGGGACATGTCGGTGGTTTCTCTGACCCGCTGATCGACTGCAAGCACTGCCATTCCCGTTTCAGAGCGGATCAGCTGATCGAGGGTCACATGAAAGAATCCGGCGGTGAAGAGGTCGTGGTAGATGGATGGACCAACGAGCAGATGGAATCCTATATTGCAGAGAACGGTGTCAAGTGCCCGGACTGCGGCAAGAGCGATTTCACCTCGATCCGCCAGTTCAACCTGATGTTCAAGACCTTCCAGGGCGTCACAGAAGATTCAAAGGCGCAGATCTACCTGCGGCCTGAGACCGCTCAGGGGATCTTTGTGAACTTCAAGAATGTAGCCAGGACCAGCCGCAAGAAGATCCCCTTCGGGATCTGCCAGATCGGCAAGTCCTTCCGTAACGAGATCACGCCGGGGAACTTCACCTTCCGAACCCGTGAATTTGAACAGATGGAATGCGAGTTCTTCTGCAAGCCGGGAACGGATCTGGAGTGGTTCAAGTACTGGAAGGATTACTGTGAAAACTTCCTGCGTTCACTGGGCATGAACATGGAGCATGTGCGCCTGCGGGATCACGATCCTGAGGAGCTGTCCCACTACAGCAACGCCACAACAGATATCGAGTATCTGTTCCCCTTTGGATGGGGCGAACTGTGGGGCATCGCCGATAGAACTGATTTTGACCTGCGCAAGCACTCCGAGTTCTCCGGTGAAGAGCTCACATTCACAGAGGGCGAAGGCAAGGAGAAGGAGACTTACATCCCGTATTGCATCGAACCGTCCCTGGGCGCTGACAGAGTTGCCCTTGCGTTCCTGATCGATGCTTACGAGGAGGAGACAGTGGTGGATGCCAAGGGCAAGGAAGACACCCGTGTCATCATGCACTTCCATCCTGCATTGGCCCCCTTCAAAGCTGCTGTCCTTCCGCTTGCGAAGAAACTGGCGGACAAGGCTGAGCCCATCTATGAGGAACTGGCAAAATACTTTAATGTTGATTACGATGTGACCGGATCAATTGGAAAGAGATACAGAAGAGAAGATGAGATAGGAACTCCTTTCTGCATCTGTGTGGATTTCGACACAGAAACCGACGGATGCGTCACGATCCGCGACCGGGACACCATGGAACAGGTGCGTATACCGGTCGGAGAAGTCAGATCATATATTGAGGAACGCCTTGCGTTCTAG
- a CDS encoding DUF4342 domain-containing protein — MEITLEKIELVKDRTGVTYKEAKDALEAAEGNVVDAIIAIEDSVDSQTSSKKIGAKGEALVDKIKDVIRKGNVSRIQVTKDDELILNIPLSAGIVGAVVGPWVMLLGVVASFGFKCQVSVVKDNGDVIDITDKAGNLYEDARVKGGEVADKLKEKAPGVYESFVEKGGEAVNKAKDAAKDAAEKIKSKNSAEDLYDKAADMVDDALDAAEKVADKAMDKVEEIKEDVKEAIEKEEK; from the coding sequence ATGGAAATCACATTGGAAAAGATCGAACTGGTCAAGGATCGTACAGGTGTAACCTACAAGGAAGCGAAGGATGCACTGGAAGCTGCCGAGGGCAACGTGGTCGATGCGATCATCGCTATTGAGGACTCGGTAGATTCACAGACTTCCTCCAAGAAGATCGGTGCCAAGGGAGAGGCGCTGGTGGATAAGATCAAGGACGTGATCCGGAAGGGCAATGTGTCCAGGATCCAGGTAACCAAGGACGATGAACTCATCCTGAACATTCCGCTGAGTGCAGGTATCGTAGGCGCAGTGGTTGGTCCCTGGGTCATGTTGCTGGGCGTTGTCGCCTCCTTCGGATTCAAATGCCAGGTATCTGTAGTGAAAGATAACGGAGATGTCATCGATATCACCGATAAGGCTGGTAACCTGTATGAGGATGCCAGAGTCAAGGGCGGTGAAGTGGCAGACAAGCTGAAGGAAAAGGCACCTGGCGTCTACGAGTCTTTCGTGGAGAAGGGTGGCGAGGCAGTCAACAAAGCCAAGGACGCAGCCAAGGATGCGGCGGAGAAGATCAAGTCCAAGAATTCTGCTGAGGATCTTTATGACAAGGCGGCAGATATGGTTGACGACGCACTTGATGCTGCAGAAAAAGTGGCAGACAAAGCCATGGACAAGGTCGAGGAAATCAAAGAAGACGTGAAAGAGGCCATCGAGAAAGAAGAAAAATAA
- the recO gene encoding DNA repair protein RecO gives MHINTEGIIFRQTKTADGRKMLLLFTRKYGKISVGTSLDGRGKKKSSLALRPFTYGEYQIFQGRNYYNLDRAETRKSWYALGEDLDKYMAAAFVLELTEKVVPEETPQPALFQLLIDYLGELSERKKSYLTLVLAYEVRMLKILGLFPSMDACACCGSEEGLGGFSVSDGGMLCADCVEKKKRDEEDALIYHANFDIVEVINYFAANPLTAFRKLALEEKVARELQGILRAYLDWHLDVGDLKSESVFAGGY, from the coding sequence ATGCATATCAATACGGAGGGCATTATCTTCCGCCAGACGAAGACCGCTGACGGCCGGAAGATGCTGCTTTTGTTCACAAGGAAATATGGGAAGATCAGCGTAGGTACCAGTCTGGACGGCCGAGGAAAAAAGAAATCCTCTCTGGCGTTGCGCCCGTTTACCTACGGGGAATACCAGATCTTTCAGGGGCGGAATTACTACAACCTGGACAGAGCGGAGACCAGAAAGAGCTGGTACGCCCTTGGGGAGGATCTGGACAAATACATGGCAGCGGCTTTTGTACTGGAACTGACAGAGAAGGTAGTACCGGAGGAAACACCTCAGCCGGCGCTGTTTCAACTTCTCATCGATTATTTGGGAGAGTTATCTGAACGGAAGAAAAGCTACCTGACGTTGGTGCTGGCTTATGAGGTCAGAATGCTGAAAATCCTGGGGTTGTTTCCTTCCATGGATGCCTGTGCCTGTTGCGGAAGCGAAGAAGGGTTAGGAGGGTTCAGTGTTTCGGATGGTGGGATGCTTTGTGCTGATTGTGTTGAAAAAAAGAAACGCGATGAGGAAGATGCGTTGATTTATCATGCAAATTTTGATATAGTAGAAGTAATTAATTACTTTGCCGCAAATCCACTGACCGCATTTCGGAAGCTGGCGCTGGAGGAGAAGGTGGCGAGAGAATTGCAGGGCATCCTGCGCGCCTACCTGGATTGGCATCTCGACGTGGGGGATCTGAAGAGCGAGTCTGTGTTTGCCGGTGGATATTGA
- the era gene encoding GTPase Era encodes MKSGFIGIVGRPNVGKSTLLNNIMGEKIAITSDKPQTTRNSIRGIYTREDAPEKEGVQMVFIDTPGIHKGRNKLGVAMTDMAMNTLKEVDMILFLVDGPIDKGPGDRFIAEALQKIDTPKILVINKMDTMAPEDYLKIYQPYEEMGIFNDIFGTSALQGTNVPELLARIEESLEEGPMYFPADMITDYPERFLVSEVIREKMLHYLNEEVPHGVAVEIESYKETPKLTRIGAVIYCERKSHKGIIIGKQGKKLKGIGKAARLELEALLGTKVFLELFVKVKENWRDSDFDLANFGYKE; translated from the coding sequence ATGAAATCAGGATTCATCGGCATCGTGGGCCGGCCCAACGTGGGCAAATCAACACTATTGAACAACATAATGGGGGAGAAGATCGCTATCACATCGGACAAGCCCCAGACCACCCGAAACAGCATCCGCGGAATCTATACCAGAGAGGATGCTCCGGAGAAGGAGGGTGTCCAGATGGTGTTCATCGACACTCCGGGGATCCACAAAGGGCGCAACAAGCTGGGTGTGGCTATGACGGACATGGCCATGAACACGCTTAAGGAAGTGGATATGATCCTGTTTCTCGTGGACGGCCCCATCGACAAGGGGCCAGGAGACAGGTTTATCGCCGAAGCGCTGCAGAAAATCGACACCCCGAAGATCCTGGTGATCAACAAGATGGACACCATGGCGCCGGAGGACTATCTGAAGATCTATCAGCCCTATGAGGAGATGGGGATCTTCAACGACATCTTCGGCACTTCCGCGCTACAGGGCACCAACGTGCCGGAACTGCTGGCGAGGATCGAGGAGAGCCTGGAGGAAGGCCCCATGTACTTTCCGGCGGATATGATCACCGACTACCCGGAGCGATTTCTGGTCAGTGAGGTGATCCGGGAGAAAATGCTCCACTACCTGAACGAGGAGGTGCCCCATGGGGTCGCCGTGGAAATTGAGTCCTACAAGGAAACACCAAAACTCACCCGTATCGGTGCGGTGATCTACTGCGAGCGCAAGTCCCACAAGGGCATCATCATCGGCAAGCAGGGCAAGAAACTCAAGGGGATCGGCAAGGCAGCCCGTCTGGAGCTGGAAGCGCTGCTTGGCACCAAGGTATTCCTGGAACTTTTCGTGAAGGTCAAAGAAAACTGGCGGGATTCCGATTTTGATCTGGCCAACTTCGGGTATAAAGAATAG
- a CDS encoding cytidine deaminase, producing the protein MDNRDLYRLALRAMEHAYAPYSHYQVGAALLSEDGRVFTGVNVENASYGATICAERTACVKAVSEGARSFTKLAVVCSQGRATMCGICRQFLSEFGVDLTVITGEDEEHLTETKLSALLPEDFQLKK; encoded by the coding sequence ATGGATAACAGAGATTTATACAGACTGGCCTTGCGCGCCATGGAGCATGCTTATGCTCCGTATTCCCACTATCAGGTTGGCGCCGCGTTGCTGTCGGAGGATGGCCGGGTGTTCACCGGTGTGAATGTTGAGAACGCCTCCTACGGTGCCACCATCTGCGCGGAGCGCACGGCCTGCGTGAAGGCGGTGTCTGAAGGGGCCCGGTCTTTCACAAAGCTTGCCGTGGTCTGTTCGCAGGGGCGAGCGACCATGTGCGGCATCTGCCGGCAGTTCCTGTCAGAATTTGGCGTAGACCTCACGGTGATCACCGGTGAGGATGAGGAGCACCTGACGGAGACAAAGCTATCTGCGCTGCTGCCAGAGGATTTTCAGTTGAAGAAGTAA
- the ybeY gene encoding rRNA maturation RNase YbeY yields MKLYYDEERLPVTPETLQVMGKAADGCVTREGMEETKFAVSVSFVSLEEIHQLNRDYRSVDRPTDVLSFPQYGDLDEIREEVAWCDEEAPLELGDVVICLDKAREQAAEYGHSQERELIYLFVHSVLHLLGYDHMEEEEKRSMRRREEEIMSWLGIGRE; encoded by the coding sequence ATGAAGCTGTACTATGATGAGGAGAGGCTTCCTGTTACTCCGGAGACCTTGCAGGTCATGGGGAAGGCCGCGGACGGCTGTGTGACCAGGGAAGGGATGGAGGAAACGAAGTTTGCCGTGAGTGTAAGCTTTGTGTCCCTGGAGGAGATCCACCAACTGAACCGCGACTACCGTAGTGTAGACCGCCCTACGGATGTTTTGTCCTTCCCTCAGTACGGGGACCTGGACGAGATCCGGGAGGAGGTCGCATGGTGTGACGAGGAGGCTCCCCTGGAGCTGGGAGATGTGGTCATCTGCCTGGACAAAGCACGGGAGCAGGCGGCTGAATACGGCCACAGCCAGGAAAGAGAGTTGATCTATCTTTTCGTTCACAGCGTGCTCCATCTGCTGGGTTACGACCATATGGAAGAGGAAGAGAAGAGGAGCATGCGCCGCCGGGAGGAGGAGATCATGTCCTGGCTGGGCATTGGGAGAGAATAG
- a CDS encoding PhoH family protein translates to MKEMFGNLDHNIERVREVTGTEIIQREDNLILMEGEVDRAETILMELIKVVSSGEKITEQKLNYIISLAEEGVSYAEQNMSKDVICFTTRGKPIRPKTLGQKHYVDAIREKDVVFGIGPAGTGKTYIAVAMAINAFKNKEVQKIVLARPAVEAGESLGFLPGDLQEKVDPYLRPLYDGLYDILGRENAMRLKEKEAIEVVPLAYMRGRTLDDAFIILDEAQNTTQEQMKMFLTRMGFGSKVVVTGDVTQIDLPKGKKSGLLEAQKILKNVKGIEFCELKDVDVVRHEMVKRIIRAYDNYYRREKGRDRR, encoded by the coding sequence ATGAAGGAAATGTTCGGGAATCTGGATCATAACATAGAGCGGGTGAGAGAGGTGACCGGCACCGAGATCATCCAGCGAGAGGACAATCTCATCCTCATGGAAGGGGAGGTGGATCGTGCCGAGACCATCCTGATGGAGCTTATCAAGGTGGTGTCTTCCGGTGAGAAGATCACCGAGCAGAAGCTGAACTACATCATCTCTCTGGCAGAGGAGGGAGTCTCCTATGCAGAGCAGAATATGAGCAAGGATGTGATCTGTTTCACGACCAGGGGCAAACCGATCCGTCCTAAGACACTGGGGCAGAAACACTATGTGGATGCCATCCGAGAGAAGGATGTGGTGTTCGGTATTGGCCCTGCAGGCACGGGCAAGACTTATATCGCTGTAGCCATGGCCATCAACGCCTTCAAAAACAAGGAGGTTCAGAAGATCGTTCTGGCCCGTCCAGCGGTGGAAGCAGGCGAAAGCCTGGGATTCCTGCCAGGTGATCTGCAGGAGAAGGTAGACCCCTACCTTCGGCCCCTGTATGACGGACTTTATGATATTCTCGGCCGTGAGAATGCCATGCGTCTGAAGGAGAAGGAAGCCATTGAGGTAGTCCCTCTGGCATATATGCGCGGCCGGACCCTGGATGATGCCTTCATCATTCTGGACGAGGCTCAGAATACCACGCAGGAGCAGATGAAAATGTTCCTGACACGTATGGGATTCGGATCCAAGGTGGTGGTCACCGGAGATGTGACACAGATCGACCTTCCCAAGGGAAAGAAGAGTGGGCTTTTGGAGGCGCAGAAGATCCTGAAGAACGTAAAAGGCATCGAGTTTTGCGAGCTGAAGGATGTGGACGTGGTGCGACACGAGATGGTCAAGCGCATTATCCGCGCTTACGATAATTACTATCGCAGAGAGAAGGGAAGAGATAGACGATGA
- a CDS encoding CPBP family intramembrane glutamic endopeptidase has product MRNEQAEPGTKRSLLCPPRGRRCPWPRSLAASVIGLIGVLAVNFAALVLSLKVGALLGLQPGMPVRRPGTGALLLLTEGMVCPVIEEILFRGLWFGGLRRRFGFWGSALFPSLAFGLIHGPVTAMAAFLSGMLLCDLYERTGRLIMPIVVHVANNLLVLWLPVSSKGLTEPGMLPLAALALLVTALVVYTLHHITEGFYCLND; this is encoded by the coding sequence ATGCGAAATGAACAGGCAGAGCCTGGCACAAAGCGATCTCTGCTATGTCCGCCGCGGGGGAGAAGGTGCCCCTGGCCACGGAGCCTGGCCGCTTCGGTCATTGGTCTCATCGGAGTACTGGCGGTGAACTTTGCCGCGCTGGTCCTCTCCCTGAAAGTTGGGGCTTTGTTGGGGCTTCAGCCAGGTATGCCGGTGCGTCGTCCGGGGACTGGTGCGCTGTTGCTGTTGACAGAAGGGATGGTCTGTCCGGTGATCGAAGAGATCCTTTTCCGAGGCCTTTGGTTCGGCGGACTGCGTCGCCGCTTTGGTTTCTGGGGATCTGCCCTGTTTCCCAGTCTGGCCTTTGGACTGATTCACGGCCCGGTGACAGCAATGGCTGCCTTTCTGTCGGGCATGCTGCTTTGTGACCTCTATGAGAGGACGGGCAGGCTGATCATGCCCATCGTTGTTCATGTAGCCAACAACCTGCTGGTGCTTTGGCTGCCGGTATCAAGCAAGGGGCTGACAGAGCCCGGAATGCTTCCTCTGGCTGCCCTGGCCCTTCTGGTGACCGCTCTTGTGGTCTATACTTTACATCATATTACGGAGGGATTCTATTGTCTGAACGATTGA
- a CDS encoding GatB/YqeY domain-containing protein, whose product MNDFKQSMKAHDEVAKNTISLARAAIKQYEVDKREELDDEGILVILKKQVKMRKDALADFEKAGRSDLVEAYNNEIRVLEKYIPEQMSKEQILEIVKETAESLGIEKDRKSMGKLMGPVMGKVKGLADGSDVRDVVMNFLSGE is encoded by the coding sequence ATGAACGACTTCAAGCAGTCAATGAAAGCTCACGATGAGGTTGCGAAGAACACGATCAGTCTGGCCCGTGCTGCCATCAAGCAGTACGAGGTAGACAAGAGGGAAGAACTGGATGATGAGGGAATCCTGGTCATCCTGAAGAAGCAGGTCAAGATGAGGAAAGATGCCCTCGCTGATTTTGAGAAAGCCGGAAGGTCCGACCTGGTAGAAGCTTATAACAACGAGATCCGTGTTCTCGAGAAGTACATCCCTGAGCAGATGTCCAAGGAGCAGATCCTGGAGATCGTGAAGGAGACTGCAGAGTCTCTCGGCATCGAGAAGGACCGCAAGAGCATGGGGAAACTCATGGGGCCGGTCATGGGCAAGGTGAAAGGCCTCGCCGATGGAAGCGATGTGAGAGATGTCGTCATGAATTTTCTTTCGGGAGAATAA
- the rpsU gene encoding 30S ribosomal protein S21 encodes MAQVIVRENESLDSALKRFKRSCARDGVMAEVRKREHYEKPSVKRKKKSEAARKKAKKY; translated from the coding sequence ATGGCACAGGTAATCGTCAGAGAGAACGAGAGCTTGGACAGCGCTCTGAAGAGATTCAAGAGATCATGCGCAAGAGACGGCGTCATGGCTGAAGTCAGAAAGAGAGAGCATTACGAGAAGCCAAGCGTTAAGAGAAAGAAAAAGTCTGAAGCCGCACGCAAAAAGGCTAAGAAATACTAG
- a CDS encoding polysaccharide deacetylase family protein: MKEKLNNWKFLLILIAVGIIVVLMLFAFLVDKREAKLSLSSDVVTLTIGKTWEVPVEVEGNQTMPELSFSSENAAIASVDESGTVTALREGETKVICATEGGQKLTVKVSVGAGKTDGEVIYLTYENGPSRDVTPAILDLLEKYEAKATFFPLGQEAEAYQDPIARAAEEGHTIGVYTYSDAYSKIYESVDSYEKDFVQTEEILKEITGQKPEYWRFPGGSINEKLSDKDRESILKKLHRRGFVCVDWNCYVDDLSAEEHDAKTMEKTGIRTIDQVLSMGQTPVVRLSDSASDTEMIKVTKRLLKRYKKKGYEFRALSSYEGEDITVSEK, from the coding sequence ATGAAAGAGAAACTGAACAACTGGAAATTTCTGCTGATCCTGATCGCGGTTGGGATCATAGTGGTGCTGATGTTGTTTGCTTTCCTGGTGGACAAGAGGGAGGCGAAGCTGAGTCTTTCTTCGGACGTTGTCACTCTGACTATCGGGAAAACCTGGGAGGTGCCGGTGGAAGTCGAGGGGAATCAGACAATGCCGGAGCTTTCCTTCTCATCTGAGAATGCGGCCATCGCCAGCGTGGATGAGTCCGGAACAGTCACGGCGCTTCGCGAAGGGGAGACCAAGGTCATCTGCGCAACGGAAGGTGGTCAGAAACTGACCGTCAAGGTCAGCGTAGGAGCAGGAAAGACAGACGGCGAGGTGATCTACCTGACGTATGAGAATGGACCAAGCCGGGATGTAACACCGGCTATACTGGATCTTCTGGAGAAATATGAGGCCAAGGCAACTTTCTTCCCGCTGGGACAGGAGGCAGAGGCATACCAGGATCCCATTGCGCGTGCAGCGGAGGAGGGCCACACGATAGGTGTATACACTTACTCCGATGCATACAGCAAGATCTATGAGAGCGTAGATTCCTACGAGAAGGATTTTGTGCAGACGGAAGAGATCCTGAAGGAGATCACGGGGCAGAAGCCGGAATACTGGCGCTTTCCTGGAGGCTCCATCAACGAGAAACTCAGTGATAAGGACAGAGAGAGCATCCTGAAAAAACTGCATAGGAGAGGCTTCGTGTGCGTGGATTGGAACTGCTATGTGGACGATCTGTCGGCCGAAGAGCATGATGCGAAGACCATGGAGAAAACCGGGATCCGAACCATTGATCAGGTGCTTTCCATGGGACAGACGCCTGTGGTGAGACTCAGCGACAGCGCAAGCGATACGGAAATGATCAAGGTCACCAAAAGACTCCTGAAGCGTTACAAGAAGAAAGGCTATGAATTCAGGGCGCTTTCCTCCTATGAAGGGGAAGATATCACCGTCAGTGAAAAATAG